In the genome of Chlamydia trachomatis A/HAR-13, one region contains:
- a CDS encoding CT847 family type III secretion system effector yields MSSAIIPTLPEKNTVIPDSTLIEPASIEINKKSAMYFCITVMLKLSVATTDYSHAIMAVLQENTLEQQRKTKELINISLLYVPDLIKKNGSDDEYTNHSTIQAFQTSNQQITANRELIQQELSAAQQRAQANQKSVNATSTESMKILQAVSALLTSLIDLTIKANLTTSPSD; encoded by the coding sequence ATGAGTAGTGCAATCATCCCCACTCTTCCTGAAAAAAATACTGTCATACCAGACTCTACTCTAATAGAGCCTGCATCCATAGAGATTAACAAAAAGTCTGCTATGTATTTCTGCATTACAGTCATGCTGAAACTCTCCGTCGCAACGACAGATTACAGCCATGCTATTATGGCTGTCTTACAAGAAAATACGCTGGAACAACAAAGAAAAACCAAAGAACTAATCAACATCTCCTTGTTATATGTTCCTGACCTAATCAAAAAAAATGGCTCTGACGACGAATACACGAATCACAGCACTATTCAGGCTTTTCAAACATCGAACCAACAGATTACAGCAAATAGAGAACTTATCCAACAGGAACTGTCCGCAGCTCAACAACGTGCTCAAGCTAACCAAAAATCGGTGAACGCCACATCCACAGAATCTATGAAAATTCTTCAAGCAGTTTCCGCGCTCCTTACCTCTCTCATCGATCTAACGATTAAAGCAAACCTTACAACGTCTCCTTCGGACTAA
- the rpsO gene encoding 30S ribosomal protein S15 — MSLDKGTKEEITKKFQLHEKDTGSADVQIAILTEHITELKEHLKRSPKDQNSRLALLKLVGQRRKLLEYLNSTDTERYKNLIARLNLRK, encoded by the coding sequence ATGTCTTTGGATAAGGGCACTAAAGAAGAAATTACTAAAAAATTTCAACTTCATGAAAAAGACACAGGTTCGGCAGATGTGCAGATTGCTATTCTGACTGAGCACATAACGGAACTCAAGGAGCACCTTAAAAGATCTCCTAAAGATCAAAATTCTCGTCTAGCTTTGCTAAAATTAGTAGGGCAGAGAAGAAAGCTCCTAGAGTACTTAAATTCTACTGATACTGAAAGATATAAAAATTTAATTGCTCGCCTCAATTTGAGAAAATAG
- a CDS encoding DUF720 domain-containing protein encodes MSAATSQVGDTQYVSSLPPLEPLGTPPIAELLFSIYSLLLEAVEIRQETILTQSKQLNDNTNIQQQLNQETNQIKYAVVGSGAKEDEITRVQNQNQNYSAQRSNIQDQLVTARQNGQIILSHASTNINIMQQIAQQNSSFIKTLNSVGSTVNQLNKPLS; translated from the coding sequence ATGTCAGCAGCAACCTCACAGGTAGGAGACACACAATACGTCTCCTCGCTACCTCCTTTAGAGCCTTTGGGAACGCCTCCAATAGCAGAACTCTTGTTCAGCATTTACTCTCTTCTTTTAGAAGCTGTAGAAATACGTCAAGAGACGATTCTCACGCAATCTAAGCAGCTAAACGACAATACTAATATCCAACAGCAATTAAACCAAGAAACGAATCAAATCAAATACGCTGTCGTTGGCTCTGGAGCTAAAGAAGACGAAATCACACGAGTACAAAACCAGAACCAAAACTATTCTGCACAACGCTCAAATATCCAAGACCAATTAGTAACTGCCCGACAAAATGGACAGATTATCCTCTCTCACGCATCTACAAACATCAACATTATGCAGCAAATCGCTCAACAGAACTCCTCCTTCATCAAAACATTGAACTCCGTGGGAAGCACAGTTAACCAATTAAATAAACCCCTGTCTTAA
- a CDS encoding methionyl aminopeptidase, with protein MKRNDPCWCGSNKKWKHCHYPTKPERPLDNLRQLYASRYDIIIKTPEQIEKIRKACQVTAHILDALCEAAKEGVTTNELDLLSRELHKRHNAIPAPLNYGHPPFPKTICTSLNEVICHGIPNDIPLQNGDIMNIDVSCIVDGFYGDCSRMVMIGEVSEIKRKVCEASLEALNAAISILEPNLPLYEIGEVIENCAAKYGFSVVDQFVGHGVGVKFHENPFVAHHRNSCKIPLAPGMIFTIEPMINVGKKEGFIDPINHWEARTCDHQPSAQWEHAILITDSGCEVLTLLDK; from the coding sequence ATGAAAAGAAACGATCCTTGCTGGTGCGGCAGTAACAAAAAATGGAAACACTGCCATTACCCAACTAAACCAGAACGTCCCCTTGATAATTTACGACAACTTTACGCCTCTCGTTATGATATCATTATCAAAACGCCAGAACAGATAGAAAAGATTCGTAAAGCTTGCCAAGTTACAGCTCATATTCTCGATGCTTTATGCGAAGCTGCTAAGGAAGGGGTAACTACAAACGAACTAGATCTTCTCTCTCGAGAGTTACATAAACGCCATAATGCCATTCCAGCTCCTCTTAATTATGGCCATCCGCCTTTTCCAAAAACAATCTGTACATCACTAAATGAAGTCATTTGCCACGGCATCCCCAATGATATCCCGTTACAAAATGGGGACATTATGAACATTGATGTTTCCTGCATTGTCGATGGATTCTATGGAGATTGCAGCCGAATGGTGATGATTGGAGAAGTCTCTGAGATCAAAAGAAAAGTCTGTGAAGCTTCTCTAGAAGCTCTTAATGCTGCTATCTCTATTCTCGAACCTAACCTTCCTCTGTATGAAATTGGCGAAGTGATTGAAAATTGTGCAGCTAAATATGGCTTCTCTGTTGTTGACCAGTTTGTTGGACACGGAGTGGGAGTCAAGTTTCATGAAAATCCTTTTGTGGCACACCATAGAAACTCTTGTAAAATCCCTCTAGCACCTGGAATGATCTTCACTATCGAGCCTATGATCAATGTCGGAAAGAAAGAAGGGTTTATTGACCCAATAAACCATTGGGAGGCACGAACATGTGACCACCAGCCTAGTGCACAATGGGAACATGCTATTCTGATTACCGATTCTGGTTGTGAAGTACTAACTCTTCTAGATAAGTAA
- a CDS encoding DUF720 domain-containing protein encodes MWHKEPMHAVLQLPETPLVTGTTNSATADEIITRFAKDSNPLIVTVYYIYQSVLVAQNNLSLVAEQLQANAAAQTFLNNEEALYQYTTIPKNQVNSQNSSYLQNVQSVNQAVGASRQAIQNQISGLGNASQVISSNLNTNNNIIQQSLQVGQALIQTFSQIVSLIANI; translated from the coding sequence ATGTGGCATAAAGAACCAATGCATGCTGTATTACAGCTACCTGAAACACCTCTGGTTACAGGAACAACAAACTCTGCAACGGCTGATGAGATTATAACACGATTTGCTAAGGATTCTAACCCTCTCATCGTTACTGTTTACTACATTTACCAGTCTGTTCTCGTCGCGCAAAATAACTTGTCTCTAGTTGCAGAGCAATTGCAAGCTAATGCTGCCGCGCAAACATTCCTGAACAATGAAGAAGCGCTATACCAATACACTACCATTCCAAAAAACCAAGTAAACTCTCAAAACTCCTCTTATTTACAAAACGTACAATCGGTTAACCAAGCAGTCGGAGCATCTAGACAAGCGATTCAAAACCAAATATCTGGTCTTGGAAATGCTTCTCAAGTGATTTCCAGTAATTTGAACACGAATAATAATATTATTCAACAGTCCCTACAAGTCGGTCAGGCGCTCATTCAAACGTTCTCACAAATCGTTAGCTTGATCGCGAATATCTAA
- a CDS encoding nucleoside deaminase has protein sequence MYIEKDLFFMKKALDEARKAYEQDEVPVGCIIVHGDKIIARGHNSVEQLKDSTAHAEMICISAAAEYLENWRLKDTILYCTLEPCLMCAGAIQLARIPRIVWGAPDLRLGAGGSWLNVFLEKHPFHQVECCSGVCYQESEQLMKNFFLEKRKAKDEGRNSRAT, from the coding sequence ATGTATATAGAAAAAGATTTATTTTTCATGAAGAAGGCTCTAGATGAGGCTAGGAAGGCATATGAACAAGATGAAGTCCCTGTTGGTTGTATCATCGTTCATGGAGATAAGATCATCGCTAGAGGACATAATAGTGTTGAGCAATTAAAAGATTCGACAGCACATGCTGAAATGATTTGTATTAGTGCAGCAGCAGAATATCTAGAGAATTGGAGATTGAAAGACACGATCCTCTACTGTACTTTAGAGCCCTGTCTCATGTGTGCTGGAGCGATTCAGTTAGCACGTATTCCTAGAATTGTTTGGGGGGCTCCTGATTTGCGTTTAGGAGCTGGAGGGAGTTGGTTAAATGTTTTTTTAGAAAAACATCCTTTCCATCAAGTAGAGTGTTGTTCTGGTGTTTGTTACCAAGAGTCTGAGCAGTTAATGAAAAACTTTTTTTTAGAGAAGAGAAAGGCTAAGGATGAAGGAAGAAATTCCCGCGCTACTTGA
- a CDS encoding ABC transporter permease/substrate-binding protein, with the protein MKKFISYLLIILPLIGLWEFCAQNYPSFGFICPPPSKVLTTGIHSFPVLFQHSCYTAQGILGGFFLALLLAILFSATMLLFPATQGLLHPLCVLVQCLPMFTLTPLIVLWFGWGTRAVIIPTALSIFFPLALTIHQGIKNSPEELLEQFTLYQATTWQKLFKLRIPNGLPHIFSGLKIAMSAAGFATIAGEWVATQSGLGILILESRRNYDMAMALAGLFVLTMLTLSLFYSVLLLERSTFFFFRMEKTSKRSFGKKWVFALIPITVLPCLFYLKDDPKLAAPVPTKSFTLLLDWTPNPNHIPLYVGVEKGFFVDEGISLTLQKNTDTCSSIPHLLLEKVDYTLYHSLGVLKTAVRGAPVQVAGRLIDSSLQGLIYRKNEGIEKLEDLNGRVLGFCLNDSKNLPNLLEALRKHHVVPSEIKNVSADMISPMLTYQVDFLYGGFYNVEGVTIALKGTPTGCFLSDTYGSPTGPQLLICGKKGSPAMTPQTLQSLQKALSRSLDFCREYPQEAFAIYVEATKDSPKVLSDERAQWEVTLPLLAKTQEPLSRELLESLLVTLSTTCPDLRTSIDTFSIETLISDVSETIASS; encoded by the coding sequence ATGAAAAAATTTATTAGCTATTTACTCATCATCCTTCCCTTGATTGGACTCTGGGAGTTTTGTGCTCAAAACTATCCGAGTTTTGGCTTTATATGCCCTCCTCCATCGAAGGTACTTACGACAGGGATCCATTCTTTCCCGGTACTATTCCAGCATTCTTGCTATACAGCCCAAGGCATTTTAGGAGGATTCTTTTTAGCATTACTACTTGCTATCCTCTTTTCTGCTACCATGCTTCTATTTCCTGCTACTCAAGGCTTGTTGCACCCCTTGTGTGTTCTGGTGCAATGCCTTCCTATGTTCACTCTAACCCCTTTAATCGTTCTTTGGTTTGGTTGGGGGACAAGAGCAGTAATCATCCCAACAGCTCTTAGCATCTTTTTCCCTTTAGCTCTGACCATTCATCAGGGAATTAAAAATTCTCCTGAGGAACTCTTAGAACAATTTACGCTTTACCAAGCAACTACTTGGCAGAAACTCTTTAAATTAAGAATTCCTAACGGTCTGCCACATATTTTCTCTGGGCTTAAAATTGCTATGAGTGCCGCAGGATTTGCGACCATTGCTGGAGAATGGGTTGCAACACAATCTGGTCTAGGTATTCTTATTCTGGAAAGCCGCAGAAACTATGACATGGCAATGGCTCTAGCGGGTTTATTTGTCCTAACCATGCTGACTCTAAGTCTGTTTTATAGCGTTTTACTTCTTGAGCGCAGCACCTTTTTTTTCTTTAGAATGGAAAAAACTTCCAAAAGATCTTTTGGGAAAAAATGGGTCTTTGCTCTAATTCCAATTACTGTATTGCCCTGTCTTTTCTACTTAAAAGACGATCCAAAATTAGCCGCTCCCGTCCCTACTAAATCCTTTACTCTACTCTTGGATTGGACTCCGAATCCTAATCACATTCCCCTCTATGTAGGTGTAGAAAAAGGATTTTTTGTAGATGAAGGGATTTCCTTAACCTTACAAAAAAATACGGATACTTGTTCTTCTATTCCTCATCTGCTTCTTGAGAAAGTAGATTACACGCTTTACCACAGCTTAGGGGTATTGAAAACTGCAGTTCGAGGAGCTCCTGTTCAAGTAGCAGGCAGACTTATCGACAGCTCCTTGCAAGGTCTGATCTATAGAAAAAATGAAGGCATTGAAAAACTTGAAGATCTTAACGGACGCGTACTAGGCTTTTGCCTCAATGACTCCAAGAACCTGCCTAATCTGCTAGAGGCTTTACGCAAGCATCATGTGGTTCCTTCAGAAATCAAAAACGTCAGCGCAGATATGATTTCTCCTATGCTCACTTATCAAGTTGATTTCTTGTATGGAGGTTTTTACAATGTTGAGGGCGTCACTATCGCCTTAAAGGGAACCCCTACCGGTTGTTTTCTTTCTGACACTTATGGATCCCCTACAGGCCCGCAGCTCCTTATTTGCGGGAAAAAAGGGTCTCCAGCGATGACACCTCAAACACTCCAAAGCTTGCAAAAAGCTTTATCTCGCAGTCTGGATTTCTGTCGTGAATATCCCCAAGAGGCTTTCGCTATCTACGTAGAAGCAACTAAAGACTCTCCTAAAGTGTTATCCGATGAGCGGGCTCAATGGGAAGTTACCCTTCCTTTGTTGGCCAAAACTCAGGAACCTTTATCACGAGAATTGCTAGAATCTCTACTCGTAACATTGTCTACAACTTGCCCTGATCTGCGAACTTCCATCGATACTTTTTCTATTGAAACCTTGATTAGTGATGTATCTGAGACAATAGCTTCTTCCTAA
- a CDS encoding MarC family protein codes for MDWSFFLLSQSCILFLAADSTTNVEVLSTILGNLSKRSKALLLLRESLFALLGSFVLYPLLSGLLYSLQTPACAATVVGGCGVMFTGMRAILRNTQASLWSKIPSLSQSPKVAPIALPLMIGPSWLCACAPLAMQQLPFSIVCTLLCLSWLMMTITTIVLQTTNKAGSQTIIATQTILGLAVVIVGAQLLVSGLQQTFL; via the coding sequence ATGGACTGGTCATTTTTTTTGCTGTCTCAAAGCTGTATTTTATTTTTAGCAGCAGACTCTACGACTAATGTCGAGGTTCTTAGTACAATCCTAGGTAATTTATCTAAAAGAAGCAAAGCGCTGCTTCTCTTGAGGGAAAGTCTTTTTGCTCTTCTCGGGTCTTTTGTTCTTTATCCTCTATTATCAGGGCTACTTTACTCTTTGCAAACACCAGCATGCGCAGCTACTGTTGTCGGAGGGTGTGGGGTTATGTTCACAGGAATGCGGGCTATTCTTCGGAATACTCAAGCATCCCTTTGGAGTAAAATTCCTTCGTTATCCCAGTCACCTAAAGTAGCTCCCATAGCCCTTCCTCTCATGATCGGGCCTTCATGGCTATGTGCCTGCGCCCCCTTAGCTATGCAGCAACTTCCTTTTTCCATTGTTTGCACGTTGCTGTGTCTATCCTGGCTGATGATGACAATAACCACAATTGTTCTTCAAACAACGAATAAGGCTGGCTCGCAAACGATCATCGCAACACAAACCATCCTAGGTCTAGCTGTCGTGATTGTAGGCGCTCAACTTCTGGTATCTGGCCTACAACAAACTTTCCTATAA
- a CDS encoding MarC family protein, with the protein MLHSLFRLTLLFYALFNALGSLPVFIALLKNFSFKKQQRIILRESIFALLLLLLFVTFGRGFFRLLGIILPAFQFTGSLLLGSIAIDMMKALPPQTETLERDKDEPIFFPLAFPVITGPAMITSTLGHMEEGIFPKEIVLGAIVLAWLFSLITLLLSSSINRLFGQMGLLALERLFGISLALMAGNLMLKALSTAFNIGYCVTP; encoded by the coding sequence ATGCTACATTCACTATTTCGTCTTACTTTACTTTTTTATGCTCTTTTCAATGCTTTGGGCTCTCTTCCCGTTTTTATTGCATTATTAAAAAATTTCTCTTTCAAAAAACAGCAACGTATCATTTTACGAGAATCTATTTTCGCACTGCTCTTGCTGCTACTATTCGTTACTTTTGGTCGAGGCTTTTTCCGCTTACTAGGGATCATTTTACCTGCCTTTCAATTTACAGGAAGCCTACTGCTTGGCTCCATAGCCATTGATATGATGAAGGCACTTCCTCCCCAAACAGAAACTTTAGAGAGAGATAAAGACGAACCCATTTTCTTCCCCTTAGCTTTTCCTGTGATCACAGGCCCAGCAATGATTACATCGACTTTAGGCCATATGGAGGAAGGTATTTTCCCAAAAGAGATCGTTCTGGGAGCTATTGTGCTTGCTTGGCTATTCTCTCTGATCACGCTTCTCCTTTCTAGCTCTATCAATCGCTTATTTGGCCAAATGGGACTGTTAGCTTTGGAACGATTATTTGGTATTAGTTTGGCTTTGATGGCAGGTAATCTTATGTTAAAAGCTCTTTCTACGGCTTTCAATATAGGGTATTGTGTTACACCTTAA
- the pnp gene encoding polyribonucleotide nucleotidyltransferase, with protein MAFETFSVALDKDKTLIFETGKIARQASGAILVKMNETWVFSSACAASLSEAVDFLPFRVDYQEKFSSAGRTSGGFLKREGRPSEREILVSRLIDRSLRPSFPNRLMQDIQVLSYVWSYDGKTLPDPLAICGASAALAISEVPQNCIIAGVRVGLVGGKWVINPTRDELSASKLDLVMAGTASAVLMIEGHCDFLTEEQVLEAIAFGQTYIAKICDAIEAWQKATGKQKNFSAVLDMPEDVQNVVSDFIREKFEKALSFRDKEALEQASKELEESVIANLVQEENSDFSLLNVKAAFKTAKSNQMRALIQDLGIRVDGRTTTEIRPISIETPFLPRTHGSCLFTRGETQSMAVCTLGGENMAQRFEDLNGDGAARFYLQYFFPPFSVGEVGRIGSPGRREIGHGKLAEKALSHVLPETSRFPYIIRLESNITESNGSSSMASVCGGCLALMDAGVPIKAPVAGIAMGLILDRDQAIILSDISGIEDHLGDMDFKVAGTAKGITAFQMDIKIEGITHKIMEQALAQAKQGRSHILNLMTQVLASPKGTVSKYAPRIETMQINTSKIATVIGPGGKQIRQIIERSGAQVDINDDGVINIAASTQESINKAKELIEGLTGEVEVGKVYNGRVTSIATFGVFVEVLPGKEGLCHISELSKQKVDNISDFVKEGDKLAVKLLSINEKGQLKLSHKATLED; from the coding sequence ATGGCTTTTGAGACTTTTTCTGTTGCGTTAGACAAAGATAAAACATTAATTTTCGAGACAGGGAAAATAGCTCGCCAGGCCAGTGGGGCTATTCTCGTTAAAATGAACGAGACTTGGGTTTTTTCTTCAGCGTGTGCAGCCTCCTTGTCAGAGGCTGTCGATTTTCTGCCTTTCAGAGTAGACTATCAAGAGAAGTTTTCCTCCGCAGGAAGAACCTCTGGAGGATTTCTAAAACGTGAAGGACGGCCTTCCGAGAGAGAAATTCTTGTTTCTCGGCTAATAGATCGCTCTTTGCGTCCGTCGTTTCCTAATAGACTCATGCAAGATATTCAAGTCTTGTCCTACGTTTGGTCTTACGACGGGAAAACTTTACCTGATCCTCTAGCTATTTGCGGAGCTTCTGCCGCTTTAGCTATCTCAGAGGTTCCTCAAAATTGTATCATTGCGGGTGTACGCGTTGGGCTCGTCGGAGGAAAGTGGGTCATTAACCCAACCAGAGATGAGTTAAGTGCCTCCAAGCTGGATCTCGTCATGGCAGGAACAGCTTCTGCAGTTTTAATGATTGAAGGACATTGCGACTTTTTAACAGAAGAGCAAGTTCTAGAAGCCATTGCTTTTGGGCAAACCTATATAGCTAAAATATGCGATGCTATTGAAGCATGGCAGAAAGCTACCGGCAAACAAAAGAATTTCTCTGCCGTTCTTGATATGCCAGAAGACGTACAAAATGTAGTTTCAGATTTTATTAGAGAAAAATTCGAAAAAGCATTGTCTTTTAGAGATAAAGAAGCTCTAGAGCAAGCCTCGAAAGAATTAGAGGAATCCGTTATTGCTAACTTGGTTCAAGAAGAAAACAGTGATTTTTCTTTGTTGAACGTTAAGGCTGCATTTAAGACAGCAAAATCCAATCAAATGCGAGCTCTTATCCAAGATCTTGGTATTCGTGTAGATGGACGAACCACCACAGAGATTCGCCCCATTTCCATAGAGACTCCTTTTCTTCCAAGAACACACGGAAGTTGCTTATTTACTCGCGGAGAGACGCAAAGCATGGCCGTATGTACGCTTGGAGGCGAAAATATGGCGCAGCGATTCGAAGATCTGAATGGAGATGGAGCCGCTCGCTTCTATCTACAGTATTTCTTCCCTCCTTTCTCCGTAGGAGAAGTTGGCAGAATTGGTTCCCCAGGAAGACGTGAAATTGGACATGGGAAATTAGCTGAGAAAGCTTTAAGTCATGTTCTTCCTGAGACATCACGATTCCCTTATATCATTCGCCTAGAATCTAATATTACTGAGTCTAATGGATCTTCCTCCATGGCATCCGTATGTGGAGGCTGTCTTGCACTCATGGATGCTGGAGTTCCTATCAAAGCTCCCGTGGCAGGTATTGCTATGGGCTTAATCTTAGATCGAGATCAAGCCATCATCTTGTCTGATATTTCCGGTATAGAAGATCATCTAGGAGATATGGACTTTAAAGTAGCCGGAACAGCTAAAGGTATTACAGCTTTCCAAATGGATATCAAGATAGAGGGAATCACTCATAAGATTATGGAGCAAGCTCTAGCGCAAGCTAAACAAGGGCGTAGTCATATCCTTAATCTTATGACACAGGTTCTGGCCTCCCCTAAGGGAACTGTTTCTAAATATGCTCCGCGCATTGAAACTATGCAGATCAATACCTCAAAAATCGCAACGGTCATTGGTCCCGGAGGAAAACAAATCCGTCAAATTATCGAGCGTTCTGGTGCGCAAGTTGACATCAATGATGACGGCGTCATTAACATAGCTGCAAGCACCCAAGAATCGATTAACAAAGCTAAAGAACTTATCGAAGGATTAACTGGAGAAGTTGAAGTCGGTAAAGTTTATAATGGCCGTGTTACATCTATCGCAACATTTGGGGTATTCGTAGAAGTCCTCCCAGGAAAAGAAGGGCTCTGTCATATTTCTGAATTGTCTAAACAAAAAGTAGACAATATCTCTGACTTTGTCAAAGAAGGAGACAAGCTTGCTGTTAAACTCCTTAGCATTAACGAAAAAGGCCAGTTGAAGCTGAGCCATAAGGCAACGCTGGAAGATTAG